Genomic segment of Acidobacteriota bacterium:
GTTCCGGAAACCACCATGCCCGCGGACGGCGTCTCCACCGATGGGGACGACGCCGGGACAGCAGCGGCAGGAAGAGACACCGGGGATGGGGCGGGAACGAGTCCGGCGGAGCCGTCCGAGGGAGCGAAGGACGGCGGTGGGGATCAGCCACCGTGGTGGGTGTGGGCCATCGCCGGGGTGTTGGTGCTGGCGGTGATGGCGGTGCTCCTGGGCCGGCGCAAGCCCAAGGCTCGGGAGGGCAGTGAGATTCCCCTGCCCATCGATTTGGAGGACGTGGACACGGGGGAAGTGGCACCGGTGCTGGAGCCCCTCCCGGTGCGTCTGGTGGTGGTGCGGGGGAGCCGCAAAGGCAAGGAGTACCGGCTGACTCTGCGCGAGCAGGCGACGGTGGGCAAGCGCTCTACCTGCGATTGCATCCTCACCGACGAGGAGAATGTAGCCCCGGTGCAATTCGAGCTCTTCCAGCGCTCCGGAGCGGTGTGGATCCGAGAACGTTCGGAGGCCGGCACCACCCGCCTCGGAGGCCGGCCTCTGGAGGAGGAACGCTCGGTGCGCACCGGCGATCTGGTGGGAACCCAGGAGACCATTCTCCGCATCGTGCTGGACAAGGCGGAGTAGTCTCCGGGCGGCTCAGGGAGTCCCCTCCGCCGCCTCCGATGCCGCGGCCCCTTCCCCGGCCTCCTCCCCGAGAATCACTGCCACCGCCTCCGCCTTCAGCAGGCCGGCGGCGGGCAGGCGTCGTAGGACCTCGCGCCAGCGCTCCTCCCGTTCGAAGACCTCTTGGAAGATGGGCAGGGCCTGCTCGGTGGCTCCGGAATCGAAGAGGGTGACCGCCTTCCAGAAGGGCAGCTCGACGATCTCCGGTGCCATGTCGGCGGCGCGGGTGTAATGCCCGACGGCGGCGTCCAGGTCGCCGGTGGCCATGGCCTCGTCGCCGCGGTTCATCTCGTCGTAGGCCCGGTGGCGCTCCAGGAGGCGCCGCAGCTCCACTAGCGGCTCGGCGTGGTCATCCACCCGCAGATCCACCAGCCGGTCCTCCCAGGAATTGCCGGTGCTTTCCGCCCGCACCACCAGCAGCGCCGCGCTCTGCCGGCCGCGGATATCGCCGCCCTCCCCCTGGGCAGCTTCCAGAGCCGCCAGCAAGCGGCCGGCGAAGTCCTCCGCCGAATCCGCTACGACCTTCTCATAGGCCTTCGCCATCGCCTCCGGCACCGTGTCCGCGAGCATCAGATTGGCCTGCACGCTGTAGCCGTCGCCCCGGTGATGACCTGCCTCGGCGATGCATTGCTCGCCGGTCCACGCCGCCACCCGGCCTTTGTGATCCACCATCGCCACCTGGCGCACGGAGCGTTGGGGATCCTCGGCGAGGAGCTGGTCGAGAGCCTGGGAGGCGCTGGTGCCCGCGGCCATGAGGTCGAGGCCCTTGGGGCCGTAGTCCACCCGCACGAAGCTCTGGGTAGCCACGGCGCCGACGCCGGCACGGGCCCAGGGCACCACCGCTCCGACCTGGAACCAATGGCTCTGCACCGCCACGCCGAGCTGGCCGGTGGCGGGGTCGCGGGCGACGATGGAGTAGGTGTGGGCTAGAGGGTCCAAGGGCTTGGAGAGGGCGCTGTCGGAAGTCCTCTCCAAACCCTCCGCAGCACTGGGGCCGGCGATGCCGAGGATGGCGAGGAGGAGAGCAGAGAAGACGGCGGCGCTGACCAGAAGGGGCGAGGGGATGGCACGGGAACGGTGGCTCATGACGGGTCTCCCAGGTTGTCCGGACGGTGGATGCGCTTTGCATGATACCGTGCCGGCGCTTTCTTCGAGACCGGCGGAGGCTCTTCGAGACCTGCGGAGGCGGAAGTGGGACGGAGGTCCGAGGAAGTTTGAACAACTGCCGGCAAACGCGTCTCGAAGACTCCGCCGGCGGGAACTTTCATGTAGGATCGTCGATGCAATTCCGGCAGCCAATGCCACCCCTTCCCAGTCTCCCCATCGCTCCGGGAGCGTGATTCTTGGCGCCGGTCCCTGCCGAGACATCAACAGCAATGCTCGAAACCCTCACCCAGCCCCAGACTCTGCCCAAGAGCGAAGAGGCAGAGCGCGCGGTGCTCGCTGCCGTGCTGCTGGAGCCGAGCATGCTGCCGCTGATCTCCGCGCGGCTGACCTCCGAAGACTTCTATTTAGAGCGCCACCGCCTGGTCTACCAGGCCATGCTCGACCTCCAGGAGGGTGGCACCCACATCGATCTGCGCACCCTCCAAGGGGGGCTCGAGGAGCGCATGCAGCTGGAGGCCGCCGGCGGCCTCGCCTACCTGGCCAGTCTGGACATCGATCTGCCGGACCTGAGCCGGGTCGACTCCTACGCCGAGATCGTCAAGGAGCGTTCGGTGCGCCGCCGGCTGGTGCACGCCGCCACCGAGACCATCCGCGACTGCCTGGAAGGAGGCATGGTCGCGGAGGAGGCGCTGGCCAAGGCGGAGCAGACGATCCTCGGGCTGGGTGAGGAGAGCATCAGTCGCGGCTTTTCGAGTATCGGCGCGGTACTGGAGGAGACGGTCCACGATCTCGAGGATCGCCCCGGTGCTTCTCTCATCGGGGTTCCCACTGGCTTTCGGGAATTCGACCGCATCACCCACGGTCTCAACAAGGGCAACCTGATCATCGTCGCCGGCCGGCCGGGCATGGGCAAGACCAGTCTGGCGCTCAACATCGCCCAGCACGTGGCTATGCGCGAGGATCGCTCGGTGGGGATCTTCTCGTTGGAGATGAGCGAGCAGGAGCTGGCGCTGCGCATGCTCTGCGCGGAGGCGGATATCAGCTTCACCAAATTGCGCTCCGGCCTGCTTTCGAACCAACAGTGGAGCCGAGTCCACGACGCGGTGCGCCGCACGGAGCATGCGCCCCTCTTCATTGACGATTCGCCCAATCCGACGCTGCTAGAGCTGTCGTCGAAGTCCCGGCGGCTGAAGGCGGAGAAGGGGCTCGACGTGTTGATTCTGGACTATTTGCAGCTCATGCAGGCAGGCGGGCGCTACGAGAACCGCAACCTGGAGATCGCCGCCATCTCCCGCGGCCTCAAGCAGCTGGCCAAGGAGCTGGAGATCCCGGTGATCGCCCTCTCCCAGCTCTCCCGCAACCCGGAGCGCCGCACCGGCGACCATCGCCCTCAGCTCTCCGACCTGCGCGAATCCGGCGCCATCGAGCAGGACGCGGACATGGTGTGCTTCGTGTACCGCGACGAGGTCTACCATCCGGACGATCCGGAGAAGAAGGGCCTGGCGGAGCTGATCATCGCCAAGCACCGTAACGGCGAAACGGGCTCGGTACCGCTGATCTTCCTGGGCGAGGTGACCTCGTTCAAGAACCCCGACCCCGATGGCTTCGACGCCGCCCCGCCCCTGGACGAAGGGGCCCCGCCCTTCTAGCCACCTAGTTCAGAGCTCGGGCTCACTCCCCGTCAGACGGCGGTAGGCGTCGAGGTAGCGGTCGCGGGTGCCCGCCACCACCTCGTCGGTGAGTACCGGCGGTGGGGACTCGTGGTCCCAGCCGGTGCTGTCGAGCCAGTTGCGCACGTATTGTTTGTCCACCGACACCGGCTCCGCACCCGGCCGCCATTGATCTGCCAGCCAGTAGCGGGAGGAGTCGGAGGTCAGGACCTCGTCGACCAATAGCAGCTCATCATCGACCAATCCGAACTCGAATTTGGTGTCCGCCAGCAGCAGGCCGCACTGAGCGGCATGGTCGGCGGCCCGGCGGTAGAGCTCGAGGGTCAAATCCCGC
This window contains:
- the dnaB gene encoding replicative DNA helicase produces the protein MLETLTQPQTLPKSEEAERAVLAAVLLEPSMLPLISARLTSEDFYLERHRLVYQAMLDLQEGGTHIDLRTLQGGLEERMQLEAAGGLAYLASLDIDLPDLSRVDSYAEIVKERSVRRRLVHAATETIRDCLEGGMVAEEALAKAEQTILGLGEESISRGFSSIGAVLEETVHDLEDRPGASLIGVPTGFREFDRITHGLNKGNLIIVAGRPGMGKTSLALNIAQHVAMREDRSVGIFSLEMSEQELALRMLCAEADISFTKLRSGLLSNQQWSRVHDAVRRTEHAPLFIDDSPNPTLLELSSKSRRLKAEKGLDVLILDYLQLMQAGGRYENRNLEIAAISRGLKQLAKELEIPVIALSQLSRNPERRTGDHRPQLSDLRESGAIEQDADMVCFVYRDEVYHPDDPEKKGLAELIIAKHRNGETGSVPLIFLGEVTSFKNPDPDGFDAAPPLDEGAPPF
- a CDS encoding DUF1028 domain-containing protein, whose protein sequence is MSHRSRAIPSPLLVSAAVFSALLLAILGIAGPSAAEGLERTSDSALSKPLDPLAHTYSIVARDPATGQLGVAVQSHWFQVGAVVPWARAGVGAVATQSFVRVDYGPKGLDLMAAGTSASQALDQLLAEDPQRSVRQVAMVDHKGRVAAWTGEQCIAEAGHHRGDGYSVQANLMLADTVPEAMAKAYEKVVADSAEDFAGRLLAALEAAQGEGGDIRGRQSAALLVVRAESTGNSWEDRLVDLRVDDHAEPLVELRRLLERHRAYDEMNRGDEAMATGDLDAAVGHYTRAADMAPEIVELPFWKAVTLFDSGATEQALPIFQEVFEREERWREVLRRLPAAGLLKAEAVAVILGEEAGEGAAASEAAEGTP